In Bacteroidota bacterium, the genomic stretch GTGAGAGCCATGTATCCCCTTCACCAGCATTTTACCTGTGAGCAGGTTGTGGTCTGGATAACACATATTGGCGGTTATCCCGGCAAGTATGCACCCAATGTCAGAAAAGAGATCATCGCTCATCCTCCACAACTTTTTATTTCGGGTCATTCCCATATTCTGAAAGTGATTTATGATAAAAAATTAAAATTACTGCATATTAATCCGGGAGCAGCCGGTAAAACGGGAATGCACCAGGTAATGACAGCCGTCCGGTTTGAGATAAACGGAAATAATATCAGCAATCTCGAAATCATAGAGCTTGGGAAAAGATCTGAATGTTATTGAATTTCAACTGGTTTCTCTTCATTCTCTTCTTCTTTTTTAACAGGTGTAATTTCTTTCTTTTCTTCTGTAGTTTTTATTACAGATTTAACTTCAGTTTTTTTCTGTACCTCTTTTTCCGGCATACCTGCATCTATAGCTTCAACTTTAGGTGTTAACTTTTTATACCGGCTTAAAAACATTCTGAATTTTTCGTCCGATGAAACCAGGTAATTGTAATGTTCCTGATTTCTGGGAACTTTGAGAATGCGGTTATTGGGTTTAATTGAATTGATTGCATTGACAAAGTCTTTATTTGATGAAAGCACCTGCATTACCCCCCTGGTGTAACCAAAATAATACCATCTGC encodes the following:
- a CDS encoding metallophosphoesterase family protein, which produces MKKIGLLSDTHCFIHKDLFEFFKDCDEIWHAGDIGNVETALAFEKYKSFRAVFGNIDGTDVRAMYPLHQHFTCEQVVVWITHIGGYPGKYAPNVRKEIIAHPPQLFISGHSHILKVIYDKKLKLLHINPGAAGKTGMHQVMTAVRFEINGNNISNLEIIELGKRSECY